A genomic stretch from Bradyrhizobium sp. 195 includes:
- a CDS encoding glycosyltransferase — translation MAQITAEHVLDLPATTRIVPAVRQPLTSSPTTSVSVIIPAKNVAAYIGETLASALAQGEIGEVIVVDDGSTDNTIAIVRAIRDPRLRLMTNDSAGVSAARNLGARHASGEWLLFLDADDRLRPGAVAALLAAARGAPRAVVVYGDYNTIDSEGRQIGRRDLLKRRRKPSGDVLTRLAAGNFIVNGGIALARAEAFRAIGGFDTSLRYCEDWHCWCRLAAIGEFEFAPKLLLDYRLHTANTMNAAVRTPKDFFPAIARVFDDGLILARLPVGTASGLRLAAELHLITYAAMQAVRFGRYRQALGYLGMVGRRSLKALPRAAARTALARFGI, via the coding sequence GTGGCTCAGATCACTGCCGAACACGTTCTCGATTTGCCGGCTACGACACGCATCGTTCCGGCGGTGCGCCAGCCGCTGACGTCGAGTCCGACCACGTCGGTGTCCGTCATCATCCCCGCCAAGAACGTTGCGGCCTATATCGGCGAAACTCTCGCCAGCGCACTGGCGCAGGGTGAGATCGGCGAAGTGATCGTCGTGGACGATGGTTCCACTGACAACACCATCGCGATCGTCCGTGCCATTCGCGACCCGCGACTGCGCCTGATGACGAATGATTCCGCCGGCGTGTCGGCTGCGCGCAATCTCGGCGCACGTCATGCAAGCGGCGAATGGCTGCTCTTCCTCGATGCCGACGACCGCCTTCGCCCCGGCGCGGTGGCTGCGCTGCTCGCGGCAGCACGCGGCGCGCCTCGCGCCGTTGTCGTCTACGGCGACTACAATACGATCGACAGCGAGGGACGCCAGATCGGGCGGCGCGACCTGTTGAAGAGACGTCGCAAGCCATCCGGCGACGTGCTGACGCGGCTTGCGGCCGGCAATTTCATCGTCAATGGCGGTATCGCTCTCGCGCGCGCGGAGGCGTTCCGCGCCATCGGCGGCTTCGATACGTCGCTCAGATATTGCGAGGACTGGCATTGCTGGTGCCGTCTCGCTGCGATCGGCGAGTTCGAATTCGCGCCAAAGCTGCTGCTCGATTATCGCCTGCACACAGCCAACACCATGAACGCCGCGGTCCGGACACCGAAGGACTTCTTCCCGGCCATCGCGCGGGTGTTCGACGACGGTTTGATCCTGGCGAGATTGCCCGTAGGCACCGCGTCCGGGCTGCGCCTTGCCGCCGAACTTCATCTCATCACCTATGCGGCGATGCAGGCCGTCCGATTCGGGCGATATCGCCAAGCCCTAGGCTATCTCGGAATGGTCGGCCGGCGCTCGCTCAAGGCGTTGCCGCGCGCCGCGGCAAGGACCGCCCTCGCCCGCTTCGGCATCTAA
- a CDS encoding glycosyltransferase family 2 protein, with translation MTLIPTDLSTMRISDAVRDPNREIVASSGVIDLSVGIVVCIPCFRRPQHLRLTLDSLVNQRTPRSFAVVMVENDAAQRESAPVAAEFLAAGRLQGVCLVETRQGNCQAINAAFETAQALFPAATRFLMIDDDEIASPDWLELMVRTAEATGADVVGGPVLPVFEDDSKPWLSRHPAFCPAYDYSGAVPLIYGCGNCLITRAAFERFERPAFDLRFNFLGGGDCDFFVRCRDAGMIFHWTAEAVITETVPQSRTSLGWIAKRGLRIGAINYRVQYKAAQSASARAWVFAQMLGRLPLSLVRSARMLATSKAVVAMHPALVALGSMLAAFGFAPKPYEASKIVS, from the coding sequence ATGACCTTGATCCCGACAGACCTGTCCACCATGCGTATCTCGGATGCCGTGCGCGATCCCAACCGGGAGATCGTGGCGAGCTCTGGGGTCATCGACCTCTCAGTCGGCATCGTCGTCTGCATCCCCTGCTTCCGTCGTCCGCAGCACCTGCGGCTGACGCTGGACTCGCTGGTGAACCAGCGTACCCCACGTTCCTTTGCCGTCGTCATGGTCGAGAACGATGCCGCGCAGCGCGAAAGCGCGCCGGTTGCTGCGGAGTTTCTGGCTGCCGGCAGGCTGCAGGGCGTCTGCCTCGTCGAGACGCGTCAGGGCAATTGCCAGGCGATCAATGCTGCGTTCGAGACGGCGCAGGCGCTATTTCCCGCCGCGACCCGCTTCCTGATGATCGACGACGACGAGATCGCGTCACCCGACTGGCTCGAGCTGATGGTTCGCACCGCGGAGGCGACCGGCGCCGACGTGGTCGGCGGGCCGGTGTTGCCGGTGTTCGAAGACGACAGCAAACCCTGGCTGTCGCGCCATCCCGCCTTCTGTCCCGCCTACGACTATTCCGGCGCGGTGCCGCTGATCTATGGCTGCGGCAATTGCCTTATTACGCGCGCGGCCTTCGAGCGGTTCGAGCGTCCCGCCTTCGACCTGCGTTTCAATTTCCTCGGCGGCGGCGATTGCGACTTCTTCGTGCGGTGCCGCGATGCCGGCATGATATTCCATTGGACGGCGGAAGCGGTCATCACCGAAACCGTGCCGCAGAGCCGCACCAGTCTCGGCTGGATCGCAAAGCGTGGCCTGCGCATCGGCGCGATCAATTATCGTGTGCAATACAAGGCCGCTCAAAGCGCAAGCGCGCGCGCATGGGTGTTCGCTCAGATGCTCGGACGGCTGCCGCTGTCGCTGGTCCGGTCCGCTCGCATGCTGGCGACGTCGAAAGCCGTCGTCGCCATGCATCCGGCGCTGGTGGCGCTCGGCTCCATGCTTGCGGCGTTCGGCTTCGCGCCGAAGCCCTATGAGGCCTCCAAAATCGTGTCGTGA
- a CDS encoding class I SAM-dependent methyltransferase: protein MNKPATIDFATATAIHIPAVTAYTQALHDLVPGEARDSLLAVHDVLRRELPKGQLAIYEAGGGSCSVLPPEMLDRSKVTVVDIDEDQVRNNTYADEAILGDVQAYRFTRETFDLVICYNVIEHLPHVDAALLNFRDALKRGGMILIGAPNPRSLSGVVTKYSPHWFHVWFYRHVRGIKDAGLPGEPPFPTFFHPLVTLPRLEAFAAANGLEMIYRREVESPRYPEMRRRKPLFAALVDAGAALLNTMLSRGTDVRRGDYHVILRKS from the coding sequence ATGAACAAGCCAGCCACGATCGATTTTGCGACAGCCACGGCGATCCATATCCCCGCGGTCACGGCATATACCCAGGCGCTCCACGATCTCGTCCCCGGCGAAGCCCGCGACAGCCTGCTCGCCGTTCACGACGTGCTGCGCCGCGAACTGCCGAAAGGCCAACTCGCCATCTACGAAGCCGGCGGCGGTTCATGCAGCGTCCTGCCACCGGAAATGCTTGACCGCAGCAAGGTCACCGTCGTCGATATCGACGAGGACCAGGTCCGCAACAACACCTACGCGGACGAGGCGATCCTCGGCGACGTCCAAGCCTACCGTTTTACCCGCGAGACCTTCGATCTCGTGATCTGCTACAACGTGATCGAGCATCTGCCCCATGTCGATGCTGCGCTCTTGAATTTCCGCGATGCGCTCAAGCGCGGCGGCATGATCCTGATCGGGGCGCCCAATCCGCGCTCGCTGTCCGGCGTCGTCACCAAATACTCGCCGCACTGGTTTCACGTCTGGTTCTATCGGCACGTCCGCGGCATCAAGGACGCCGGTCTGCCTGGCGAGCCGCCATTCCCGACCTTCTTTCATCCGCTGGTGACGCTGCCCCGGCTCGAGGCATTCGCTGCCGCCAACGGCCTCGAGATGATCTACCGCCGTGAGGTCGAGAGCCCGCGCTATCCCGAGATGCGTCGGCGCAAGCCGCTGTTCGCAGCTCTCGTGGACGCCGGCGCCGCCCTCCTGAATACCATGCTGTCGCGCGGCACCGACGTTCGCCGCGGCGACTATCACGTCATCCTGCGGAAAAGCTGA